A stretch of Gemmatimonas aurantiaca T-27 DNA encodes these proteins:
- a CDS encoding methyltransferase family protein codes for MTAPTTAPVSDAERTTAARIGQVLFKNRGWLPVPFLAVPLLAPGLQSRNTWVVGLLLVLIGELVRTAGVAAAGTVTRRRSRDVQRLVTYGAFAWCRNPLYVGNFLAWIGFTVVSGVFWFIPVAIVIFAIEYTLIVRYEEGVLESIFGQEYLDYKARTPRWFGRPPAGSTEGQHDWKEAIWSERSTVLQYVALIALFWFKGNGWKF; via the coding sequence ATGACTGCACCAACCACCGCCCCCGTCAGCGACGCTGAACGGACCACCGCTGCCCGTATCGGGCAGGTGCTCTTCAAGAATCGCGGCTGGCTGCCGGTGCCGTTTCTGGCGGTGCCGCTGTTGGCGCCGGGCCTGCAGTCGCGGAACACGTGGGTGGTCGGGCTGCTGTTGGTGCTGATCGGGGAACTGGTACGCACGGCCGGTGTGGCCGCCGCGGGTACGGTCACGCGACGCCGGTCGCGCGATGTCCAGCGCCTGGTCACCTATGGCGCCTTTGCGTGGTGCCGGAATCCCCTGTACGTGGGCAACTTCCTCGCCTGGATCGGCTTCACGGTGGTGTCGGGCGTGTTCTGGTTCATCCCGGTGGCCATCGTCATCTTCGCCATCGAGTACACGCTGATCGTGCGCTACGAGGAAGGGGTGCTGGAGTCGATCTTCGGCCAGGAGTATCTCGACTACAAGGCCCGCACGCCGCGCTGGTTCGGACGTCCGCCAGCCGGGAGCACCGAAGGGCAGCACGACTGGAAAGAAGCCATCTGGAGTGAGCGGTCCACGGTGCTGCAGTACGTGGCCCTGATCGCACTCTTCTGGTTCAAGGGCAACGGCTGGAAGTTCTGA
- the sufD gene encoding Fe-S cluster assembly protein SufD, translated as MSTGLRFAEQAIAASVADAPGSLKALRTAGAEAFKSLGFPTTREEDWHYTNVSAIASAQFDVAADRTAASAVDVAALAPYTFGGTWPLIVFVNGRFSAALSSFGALPDGVRVMPLTQAAIDEPELLSRFLGTAVTPSRDGFSALNAAFAGEGMLVHIAKEMVSDTPVHILHVVDAAGANVMSHPRHVLIAERHAKASVVESYVGLADVPYFTNAVVEVFVEDGATLQLVRIQRESRSAQHVGTVEARQGRDSHFFAFTFQTGAALSRSNIYTVLAGEGCGCTINGLYMLGGQQHGDHQTRVEHVAPNCFSREQYKGLLDERSHGVFNGKVYVHPEAQKTDGKQTNNTLLLSQDAQIDTKPQLEIFADDVKCTHGATVGRIDETALFYLKSRGVSAGLARQLLMYAFAADVLETIDVPVIVDALETLTLERFTGEAHTV; from the coding sequence GTGAGCACCGGGCTTCGTTTCGCCGAACAGGCGATTGCCGCTTCGGTGGCTGACGCGCCGGGTTCGCTCAAAGCGTTGCGGACGGCGGGCGCCGAGGCGTTCAAGTCGCTGGGTTTCCCGACCACGCGTGAAGAAGACTGGCACTACACCAATGTGTCGGCCATCGCGTCGGCACAGTTCGACGTGGCGGCCGATCGTACGGCGGCCAGCGCGGTGGATGTTGCGGCGCTCGCACCGTACACCTTTGGTGGGACCTGGCCGCTCATCGTGTTCGTGAATGGTCGCTTCAGCGCAGCGCTCTCGTCGTTCGGCGCGTTGCCGGACGGGGTGCGCGTGATGCCGCTGACCCAGGCCGCCATCGACGAGCCGGAATTGCTGTCTCGCTTCCTCGGCACCGCCGTCACGCCGTCGCGCGATGGTTTCTCGGCGCTCAATGCCGCGTTTGCCGGTGAAGGCATGCTGGTGCACATCGCCAAGGAAATGGTGAGCGACACACCCGTGCACATCCTGCACGTGGTGGATGCAGCGGGCGCGAACGTCATGAGCCACCCCCGTCACGTACTCATTGCCGAACGCCACGCCAAGGCATCGGTGGTGGAGAGTTATGTGGGCTTGGCCGACGTGCCCTACTTCACGAATGCGGTCGTGGAAGTGTTCGTGGAAGACGGTGCGACGCTGCAACTCGTGCGCATTCAGCGCGAATCCCGGTCGGCGCAGCATGTCGGCACCGTGGAAGCGCGTCAGGGCCGTGACAGCCATTTCTTCGCGTTCACGTTCCAGACCGGCGCCGCGCTGTCGCGCAGCAACATCTACACGGTACTGGCGGGAGAGGGCTGCGGCTGCACGATCAACGGTCTGTACATGCTGGGCGGTCAGCAACACGGCGACCACCAGACGCGTGTGGAGCACGTGGCGCCCAATTGTTTCAGCCGCGAGCAGTACAAGGGGCTGTTGGACGAACGGTCGCACGGGGTGTTCAACGGCAAGGTGTATGTGCACCCCGAAGCGCAGAAAACCGACGGCAAGCAGACCAACAACACGCTGCTGTTGTCGCAGGACGCGCAGATCGATACCAAGCCGCAGCTCGAGATCTTCGCCGACGACGTGAAGTGCACGCACGGGGCCACCGTGGGTCGCATCGACGAGACGGCTTTGTTCTATCTCAAGAGCCGTGGTGTGAGTGCGGGATTGGCCCGTCAGCTTCTGATGTACGCTTTTGCCGCGGACGTGCTGGAAACGATCGATGTGCCGGTCATCGTGGATGCGCTGGAAACGCTGACGCTCGAGCGGTTCACGGGCGAGGCGCATACGGTCTGA
- a CDS encoding alpha/beta fold hydrolase gives MIAQLPGFQLGYDDSGDGLPVVFLHGFPHDRTLWTAQKASLASQVRCILPDLRGFGHSSTHGPFSVDQYADDVVGLMDHLGIERAAICGLSMGGYVAMAMWRRHADRIAAMVFCDTKATADSEEAKGRRDELIAVVKRDGARAIAEAQLDGMVGSTTRARRIEVVNGLRAMMGRQPVAGIIGALQALRDRPDSRETIGTITVPSLVVVGEEDSLTPIKEARAIAELLPAAARVRLEIIASAGHVPCLERPAATNHALSDFFATLSM, from the coding sequence ATGATTGCACAGCTTCCTGGCTTCCAGCTCGGATACGACGACAGCGGTGATGGCCTGCCCGTGGTGTTCCTGCACGGCTTCCCACACGACCGCACCCTGTGGACCGCGCAGAAAGCATCCCTGGCTTCGCAAGTGCGGTGCATCCTGCCCGACCTGCGTGGTTTCGGGCATTCCTCCACGCACGGCCCGTTCTCGGTGGACCAGTATGCCGACGATGTCGTCGGGTTGATGGATCATCTGGGCATCGAACGGGCCGCGATCTGTGGGCTCTCGATGGGCGGGTATGTGGCCATGGCCATGTGGCGCCGCCACGCCGATCGTATCGCGGCGATGGTCTTCTGCGACACGAAGGCCACGGCCGACAGTGAAGAAGCCAAAGGGCGGCGCGATGAACTCATCGCCGTGGTCAAGCGCGATGGGGCCCGGGCCATCGCCGAGGCGCAGCTCGATGGCATGGTGGGATCGACCACCCGTGCCCGGCGTATCGAAGTGGTGAACGGTCTGCGTGCCATGATGGGTCGCCAGCCGGTGGCCGGCATCATCGGCGCGCTGCAAGCGCTGCGCGACCGGCCGGACTCACGGGAAACGATCGGGACGATTACTGTTCCGTCGCTGGTGGTGGTGGGAGAAGAGGATTCCCTCACGCCGATCAAGGAAGCCCGCGCGATCGCCGAGCTGTTGCCGGCTGCGGCGCGAGTCCGCCTCGAGATCATCGCCAGCGCCGGTCATGTCCCCTGCCTCGAGCGACCGGCGGCGACCAATCACGCGCTGTCCGACTTCTTCGCCACGCTGAGCATGTAA
- a CDS encoding ribonuclease D, protein MPAQAPHYLDTVETVDTFLAGLNGVRAIALDTEGASFHRFVDRIYLLQLSTADHEAVIDPLPIGTPTRLGVLLEDPQVEVVLHDADYDLRLLRQDYGWRVTHLFDTRVAAQLLGIRAFGLAALLEQFFGIKLDKKHQRADWSMRPLTADMLDYAAHDTRHLLGLRDRLHDELVQKGRWSWAQEEFTRAEGTRWEPEAPDTSFLRLKGARDLNRRELARLRELVRWRDGIAAELDRATFRVAGNEVLLDLARQAPATRDALFAVKGFPRGMSESRAQEALQSIVRGNAVPDAELPRFPKATRWDREPDFDERVARLKTVRDAAATDLNLDPGVLCSRDRMEAVVRRKPRHVDDLAELPELRRWQVEVLGPAFVKALASYAGDDSPYKPG, encoded by the coding sequence ATGCCTGCTCAAGCTCCTCACTACCTCGACACGGTCGAGACCGTCGACACCTTTCTTGCTGGCCTCAATGGCGTTCGGGCGATCGCGCTCGACACCGAAGGAGCCAGCTTTCATCGGTTTGTCGACCGCATCTATCTGTTGCAGCTCTCCACGGCGGATCACGAGGCCGTGATCGACCCGCTGCCGATCGGTACCCCCACACGGCTCGGTGTGTTGCTCGAAGACCCGCAAGTCGAGGTCGTGCTCCATGATGCCGACTACGATCTGCGTCTTCTCCGCCAGGACTACGGGTGGCGTGTAACCCACCTCTTCGACACGCGGGTGGCGGCGCAGTTGCTCGGCATTCGTGCGTTTGGGTTGGCCGCACTGCTCGAGCAGTTCTTCGGCATCAAGCTGGACAAGAAACATCAGCGTGCCGACTGGAGCATGCGCCCGCTGACGGCAGACATGCTCGACTATGCGGCCCACGACACGCGCCACTTGCTCGGGCTGCGTGACCGTCTGCATGACGAGCTGGTGCAGAAGGGGCGGTGGAGCTGGGCGCAGGAAGAATTCACCCGCGCGGAAGGCACGCGATGGGAGCCCGAGGCACCTGATACCAGTTTTCTGCGGCTCAAGGGTGCACGCGATCTCAACCGTCGCGAACTGGCACGACTGCGTGAACTGGTACGGTGGCGGGATGGCATTGCGGCCGAGCTCGATCGTGCCACGTTCCGCGTGGCCGGCAACGAGGTGCTGCTCGATCTGGCACGTCAGGCGCCGGCCACCCGCGACGCATTGTTCGCGGTCAAGGGATTCCCGCGCGGCATGTCGGAGTCGCGCGCGCAGGAGGCCCTGCAGTCCATCGTGCGTGGCAACGCGGTCCCCGATGCGGAACTGCCCCGGTTTCCCAAGGCGACACGCTGGGATCGCGAACCCGATTTTGACGAGCGGGTGGCGCGCCTCAAGACGGTCCGGGACGCCGCAGCCACCGACCTCAATCTCGATCCCGGCGTGCTCTGCTCGCGTGATCGCATGGAGGCCGTGGTGCGCCGGAAGCCACGTCATGTCGACGACCTGGCGGAACTCCCCGAGTTGCGTCGCTGGCAGGTGGAAGTGCTCGGCCCGGCCTTTGTGAAGGCCCTGGCCAGCTACGCGGGCGACGATTCGCCGTACAAGCCGGGGTGA
- the sufB gene encoding Fe-S cluster assembly protein SufB, with product MSSTIESLVNREYQYGFTTDIEADTLPPGLTEDTVRFISAKKQEPEWLLEWRLKAFRRWQTMAEPHWANLHYPPIDYQAASYYSAPKNSKPLASLDEVDPKLLETYSKLGISLTEQKRLSGVAVDAVFDSVSVGTTYKEELGKHGVIFMSFGEAVREHPELVKKYLGSVVPYSDNFFAALNSAVFSDGSFCYIPKGVRCPMELSTYFRINAAETGQFERTLIVADEGSYVSYLEGCTAPKRDTNQLHAAVVEIVALDNATVKYSTVQNWYAGDENGVGGIYNFVTKRGKALTNAKISWTQVETGSAITWKYPSVILQGDNSVGEFYSVAVASKMQQADTGTKMIHIGRNTKSTIVSKGISAMKGQNSYRGKVQILPKAEGARNYTQCDSMLVGNACGAHTFPYVEVGNNSATLEHEASTSKIGEDQIFYLKARGLDAEQAVSMIVSGFCKEVFKELPMEFALEAQQLLGITLEGSVG from the coding sequence ATGAGTTCGACCATCGAGTCGCTCGTCAATCGCGAGTATCAATACGGTTTCACGACGGACATCGAGGCGGACACGTTGCCGCCGGGGCTCACCGAAGACACGGTGCGCTTCATTTCGGCCAAGAAGCAGGAGCCGGAGTGGCTGCTGGAGTGGCGCCTCAAGGCGTTCCGCCGCTGGCAGACCATGGCCGAGCCGCATTGGGCCAACCTGCACTATCCGCCGATCGACTATCAGGCGGCGAGCTACTACAGCGCGCCCAAGAACAGCAAGCCGCTGGCGTCGCTCGATGAAGTCGACCCGAAGCTGCTCGAGACGTACAGCAAGCTTGGCATTTCGCTCACGGAGCAGAAGCGCCTGTCGGGCGTGGCCGTCGACGCCGTCTTCGATTCGGTGTCGGTCGGCACCACGTACAAGGAAGAACTGGGCAAGCACGGCGTCATCTTCATGTCGTTCGGTGAAGCGGTCCGTGAACACCCCGAGCTGGTGAAGAAGTATCTGGGCTCGGTCGTGCCCTACAGCGACAACTTCTTCGCGGCACTCAACAGCGCGGTGTTCTCCGACGGATCGTTCTGCTACATCCCCAAGGGCGTGCGCTGCCCGATGGAGCTGTCCACGTATTTCCGTATCAATGCGGCAGAGACGGGCCAGTTCGAACGCACGCTGATCGTGGCCGATGAAGGCTCGTACGTGAGCTACCTGGAAGGCTGCACCGCGCCCAAGCGCGACACCAACCAGTTGCATGCGGCCGTCGTGGAGATTGTCGCCCTCGACAATGCCACGGTGAAGTACAGCACGGTGCAGAACTGGTATGCGGGTGACGAAAACGGCGTGGGTGGCATCTACAACTTCGTCACCAAGCGCGGCAAGGCGCTCACCAACGCCAAGATCTCCTGGACCCAGGTGGAGACGGGTTCGGCCATCACGTGGAAGTATCCGAGCGTGATCCTGCAGGGCGACAACAGCGTCGGCGAGTTCTACTCGGTGGCGGTGGCCAGCAAGATGCAGCAGGCCGACACGGGCACGAAGATGATCCACATCGGCCGCAACACGAAGTCGACCATCGTGTCCAAGGGCATCAGCGCGATGAAGGGCCAGAACAGCTACCGCGGCAAGGTGCAGATCCTGCCCAAGGCCGAGGGCGCACGCAACTACACGCAGTGCGACTCGATGCTGGTGGGGAACGCCTGCGGTGCGCACACGTTCCCGTATGTCGAGGTTGGCAACAACAGCGCCACACTGGAACACGAAGCGTCCACGAGCAAGATCGGCGAAGACCAGATCTTCTATCTCAAGGCGCGCGGTCTCGACGCCGAGCAGGCCGTGTCGATGATCGTGAGCGGTTTCTGCAAGGAAGTGTTCAAGGAGTTGCCGATGGAGTTCGCGCTCGAAGCGCAGCAGCTACTCGGCATCACGCTCGAAGGGTCGGTGGGCTGA
- the sufU gene encoding Fe-S cluster assembly sulfur transfer protein SufU, protein MSDLQELYQSVILDHNRKPRNFGELTEANREADGKNPLCGDEVHVALVVEDDVIRDVKFTGHGCAISKASASLMTAAVKGKSRAEAEALFQRFHALVLGQDANGGKDLGQLVVFSGVSRFPVRVKCASLAWHTLKAALERAPDTSAETPVAASNAPISTE, encoded by the coding sequence ATGAGCGACCTCCAGGAGCTGTACCAGTCGGTCATTCTCGATCACAACCGCAAGCCGCGCAACTTCGGTGAACTCACCGAGGCCAACCGCGAAGCGGACGGCAAGAATCCGTTGTGCGGCGACGAAGTGCATGTGGCGCTGGTGGTCGAGGACGATGTCATCCGCGACGTGAAGTTCACCGGTCATGGCTGCGCGATTTCCAAGGCCTCGGCGTCGCTGATGACCGCGGCGGTGAAGGGCAAGTCGCGCGCCGAGGCGGAAGCGTTGTTTCAGCGTTTCCACGCGCTCGTGCTTGGACAGGATGCCAATGGCGGCAAGGATCTGGGACAGCTCGTGGTGTTCTCGGGCGTTTCCCGGTTCCCGGTGCGGGTGAAGTGTGCGTCGCTGGCGTGGCACACCCTCAAGGCGGCGTTGGAACGGGCGCCGGACACATCGGCCGAGACGCCGGTGGCCGCCTCAAACGCGCCGATCAGCACGGAGTGA
- a CDS encoding helix-turn-helix transcriptional regulator produces MEDVVGALGGFRGVRAELLVALKKSQPLTAHELGEQFGLTANALRRHLKALEEDGLVRFLREVRGVGAPVYAYSLSPSGEALFPRSYLKVLATALDALRAQAGDAGVEAVLEAEWMRLADEAIPVLETLPLNERVALVAELLTAKGYMAEPVTTPTLTLRIHNCAMREIAERFPEACAVEAKFVERLLGVPLVRNAHRRDGCGRCEYGVSGHLLAVQQEQA; encoded by the coding sequence ATGGAAGACGTGGTTGGCGCTCTGGGGGGCTTTCGCGGCGTGCGGGCCGAACTGCTGGTTGCACTGAAGAAGTCGCAACCGCTGACGGCGCACGAGCTGGGCGAACAGTTCGGTCTCACAGCCAACGCGCTGCGCCGGCATCTGAAGGCGCTCGAAGAAGATGGGTTGGTGCGATTTCTGCGGGAAGTGCGCGGCGTGGGCGCTCCCGTCTACGCCTACTCACTCTCGCCATCCGGCGAGGCGCTCTTCCCCCGCAGTTATCTCAAAGTGCTGGCGACGGCGCTCGACGCCCTGCGCGCCCAGGCCGGCGATGCGGGTGTGGAGGCGGTACTCGAAGCCGAGTGGATGCGGCTGGCCGATGAAGCCATCCCGGTGCTGGAAACGCTGCCGCTGAACGAGCGCGTGGCGCTGGTGGCCGAGCTGTTGACGGCCAAGGGCTACATGGCGGAACCGGTGACCACGCCGACGCTCACGTTGCGCATTCACAACTGCGCCATGCGTGAGATCGCGGAACGGTTCCCGGAAGCCTGTGCAGTGGAAGCGAAGTTTGTGGAACGGCTGCTCGGCGTGCCGCTCGTGCGCAATGCGCATCGGCGCGACGGCTGCGGTCGCTGTGAGTACGGCGTATCAGGTCACCTTTTGGCGGTGCAACAGGAGCAGGCATGA
- a CDS encoding indolepyruvate ferredoxin oxidoreductase subunit alpha: MPYVITEACISVKDRSCVDVCPVDCIYEGEDQLYINPDECIDCGACEPECPVTAIFPEEDVPTQLRSFIAKNKDVFEGPNPPGRPSR; encoded by the coding sequence ATGCCTTACGTCATTACTGAAGCCTGCATCTCCGTCAAGGACCGGTCATGCGTGGATGTCTGCCCGGTGGATTGCATCTACGAGGGCGAGGACCAGCTCTACATCAACCCGGACGAGTGTATCGACTGCGGCGCGTGTGAGCCCGAGTGTCCTGTCACGGCCATCTTCCCCGAAGAAGACGTGCCGACGCAGTTGCGTAGCTTCATCGCCAAGAACAAGGACGTCTTCGAAGGCCCCAATCCTCCGGGACGTCCGTCGCGCTGA
- the sufC gene encoding Fe-S cluster assembly ATPase SufC, producing the protein MLQITDLHAAIDGKPILKGITLTVNAGEVHAVMGPNGSGKSTLAQVLAGHPAYEITGGEVLYKGENLLEMDPEVRAQSGVFLAFQYPVEIPGVTNAYFLRAAYNEVRKANGHEEVDPMEFLDLVEEKLKLVDMDVSMLHRSVNAGFSGGEKKRNEILQMAVLQPTLSILDETDSGLDIDALRIVAEGVNALKRPDSATIVVTHYQRLLNYIVPDFVHVLAGGRIIKSGDKSLALELESRGYDWVLETAA; encoded by the coding sequence ATGCTGCAGATCACCGACCTCCATGCCGCCATCGACGGCAAGCCGATCCTCAAGGGCATCACGCTCACCGTGAATGCCGGTGAAGTGCATGCGGTCATGGGGCCCAACGGTTCAGGCAAGAGCACGCTGGCGCAGGTTCTGGCCGGCCATCCGGCGTACGAGATCACCGGTGGCGAAGTGCTCTACAAGGGCGAAAATCTCCTGGAGATGGACCCCGAAGTGCGCGCCCAGAGCGGCGTGTTCCTCGCGTTTCAGTATCCGGTCGAGATCCCGGGCGTGACCAATGCGTACTTCCTGCGTGCCGCCTACAACGAAGTGCGCAAGGCCAACGGGCACGAAGAAGTCGACCCGATGGAGTTCCTCGATCTGGTCGAAGAGAAGCTCAAGCTGGTCGACATGGACGTTTCCATGCTGCACCGCTCGGTGAACGCGGGCTTCTCGGGTGGTGAGAAGAAGCGCAATGAGATCCTGCAAATGGCTGTGCTGCAGCCGACGTTGTCGATCCTCGACGAAACCGACTCCGGTCTCGACATCGATGCACTGCGCATCGTGGCCGAGGGCGTGAATGCGCTCAAGCGTCCGGACAGCGCGACGATCGTGGTGACACACTACCAGCGGCTCCTCAATTACATCGTGCCCGACTTCGTGCACGTGTTGGCCGGTGGCCGCATCATCAAGTCGGGCGACAAGTCGCTGGCCCTGGAACTCGAGAGCCGCGGTTACGACTGGGTCCTGGAGACGGCGGCGTGA
- a CDS encoding M23 family metallopeptidase, which produces MLVACGGGPTPTPAPVPVREPAPPPVAVRPRRELPATPIHYGPRDAAVTMADLDSLWQQQLMLPVEGLTRKALKDNYTAGRASGRIHGALDIAAPRSTPVLAAADLVIGRLLTGPVGGIVIYAYDPAEQFTYYFAHLERYRRGLAVGDRVAKGSVIGYVGTTGNAPKNAPHLHFQVMKRGTGRAWWDGPPINPFSYFATDGIRPTGRDIPIEDL; this is translated from the coding sequence TTGTTGGTCGCCTGCGGCGGTGGGCCCACGCCCACCCCGGCGCCGGTTCCGGTACGGGAGCCGGCCCCACCACCGGTGGCAGTGCGGCCGCGCCGGGAGCTACCGGCCACGCCGATCCACTACGGTCCGCGGGATGCGGCCGTCACGATGGCTGATCTCGACTCGCTCTGGCAGCAGCAACTCATGCTGCCGGTGGAGGGGCTCACCCGCAAAGCCCTCAAGGACAACTACACGGCCGGTCGGGCCTCGGGGCGCATCCATGGCGCACTCGATATCGCCGCGCCCCGGTCGACGCCCGTGCTGGCCGCCGCCGACCTGGTCATCGGACGCCTGCTCACGGGACCGGTGGGGGGCATCGTGATCTATGCCTACGACCCGGCGGAGCAGTTCACCTACTACTTCGCCCACCTCGAACGGTACCGGCGCGGGTTGGCCGTGGGCGACCGAGTCGCCAAGGGTTCCGTGATCGGCTACGTTGGAACGACGGGCAATGCGCCGAAGAACGCACCGCATCTTCACTTCCAGGTGATGAAACGCGGTACAGGGCGCGCCTGGTGGGATGGCCCACCGATCAATCCGTTTTCGTACTTCGCAACCGACGGGATTCGCCCCACGGGGCGCGATATTCCGATCGAGGACCTATGA
- a CDS encoding AI-2E family transporter produces MTTIDESLLPASLPPQRRGWRSADIARAAVVVLAVWFGLQLFWSVSSLVFLVFLATLFGLAVGRGVDYLERYRIRRGIGSALIVLGALGAIGGTLAWTAPTLIEQGKELQREFPAALDKLQTWIDSKRGGLLGAIIASATHTNGTGANTGATASAAQTNTPADGAANAAALPPAARANANRAAAAGSQNPVVQQRADSGAVSPTEAIKRRLSDSFAGATQYLFSFVSSTLAALAAFVLMVFLAMYIGAEPHVYRGWLLATVPATSRAQVRIVLAEVATVLRKWLVTQLIAMVVIGLVSMVVLLLLGVKAAFALAFIAGLMEFIPTVGPILAAIPAIAMGFVDSPEKAAIVALAYWGIQFIENNLLIPYLMRDGMDLPPAITLVAQTLMTLLFGFVGLMVAVPLTAAVLVPLRMMAEKENARERAMIQAAKLAADADEEREGS; encoded by the coding sequence ATGACCACCATCGACGAGTCCCTGCTCCCAGCATCCCTGCCGCCGCAGCGCCGCGGCTGGCGTTCGGCTGACATCGCGCGCGCGGCCGTCGTGGTCCTGGCGGTCTGGTTTGGCCTCCAGCTCTTCTGGTCGGTGAGCTCCCTGGTCTTCCTGGTCTTCCTGGCCACGCTCTTCGGGCTCGCCGTCGGGCGGGGGGTGGACTACCTCGAGCGTTACCGGATCCGGCGCGGCATCGGGTCCGCGCTGATCGTCCTGGGCGCTCTGGGTGCGATTGGTGGCACGCTGGCCTGGACGGCGCCGACCCTGATCGAACAGGGCAAGGAGTTGCAGCGGGAGTTCCCGGCTGCCCTCGACAAGCTCCAGACCTGGATCGACAGCAAACGTGGTGGTCTGCTCGGCGCCATCATCGCGTCGGCCACCCACACCAATGGGACCGGCGCGAACACGGGCGCCACCGCCAGCGCGGCCCAGACAAACACCCCTGCCGACGGCGCCGCAAACGCGGCCGCCCTGCCGCCGGCTGCGCGAGCCAATGCCAATCGGGCCGCCGCAGCCGGTAGCCAGAATCCAGTGGTGCAGCAGCGCGCGGATTCGGGCGCGGTGTCTCCCACCGAAGCCATCAAGCGGCGCCTCAGCGACAGCTTCGCGGGCGCCACGCAATACCTGTTCTCTTTTGTCTCCAGCACACTGGCGGCGCTGGCGGCGTTCGTGCTGATGGTGTTCCTCGCCATGTACATCGGCGCGGAACCGCATGTCTATCGCGGTTGGCTGCTGGCGACCGTGCCCGCCACCTCACGCGCCCAGGTGCGCATCGTGCTGGCCGAGGTGGCCACGGTGCTGCGCAAGTGGTTGGTCACACAGCTCATCGCGATGGTGGTGATCGGCCTGGTGAGCATGGTTGTGCTCCTGCTCCTGGGCGTGAAGGCGGCGTTTGCGCTCGCGTTCATTGCCGGTCTGATGGAGTTCATTCCCACGGTGGGCCCGATTCTCGCCGCGATTCCGGCGATCGCCATGGGTTTCGTGGATTCCCCGGAGAAGGCGGCCATCGTGGCGCTCGCCTACTGGGGCATTCAGTTCATCGAAAACAACCTGTTGATCCCGTACCTGATGCGCGACGGGATGGACCTGCCGCCCGCCATCACGCTGGTCGCCCAGACGTTGATGACACTGTTGTTCGGGTTCGTGGGTCTGATGGTGGCCGTGCCGCTCACGGCGGCCGTGCTCGTGCCGCTTCGCATGATGGCGGAGAAGGAAAACGCACGCGAGCGCGCGATGATCCAGGCCGCCAAGCTGGCGGCCGATGCCGATGAAGAACGCGAGGGTTCATGA
- a CDS encoding YhbY family RNA-binding protein produces MSMTGKTRAALRAEAHHLDVHVHIGHAGLTPSLMQSFDDVLRTHMLVKVQVAKGGELSAKDAANQSAEALKAEVIQVIGRTFAVYRENPELLHGELPPWRR; encoded by the coding sequence ATGAGCATGACGGGAAAGACGCGCGCGGCATTGCGCGCCGAGGCGCACCATCTGGACGTGCATGTGCACATTGGCCATGCGGGACTCACCCCGTCGCTGATGCAGAGTTTTGACGATGTCCTGCGCACCCACATGCTGGTGAAGGTGCAGGTGGCCAAGGGGGGCGAACTGTCCGCCAAGGACGCTGCCAATCAATCGGCCGAGGCACTCAAGGCTGAAGTCATTCAGGTCATCGGCCGAACCTTCGCTGTGTACCGTGAGAATCCCGAGCTGCTGCACGGCGAACTTCCGCCGTGGCGCCGCTAG
- a CDS encoding Rieske (2Fe-2S) protein has product MSDQSDTWAFVQAAYVEDLEDTLPLGVVLTDGRRVCLVRDGESIHAVEDRCPHRDFALSGGDVVAPCVLECPWHGARFDVRTGAVLQGPATDAIATFEVRVENGIVMIGPRRS; this is encoded by the coding sequence GTGAGTGACCAGAGCGATACGTGGGCCTTCGTGCAGGCGGCCTACGTCGAGGACCTGGAAGACACGTTGCCGTTGGGCGTGGTGCTGACGGACGGTCGTCGGGTGTGTCTGGTGCGGGATGGAGAGTCGATCCATGCCGTGGAGGACCGATGCCCACATCGCGATTTCGCGTTGTCGGGCGGCGATGTGGTGGCACCCTGTGTGCTGGAATGTCCGTGGCATGGTGCGCGGTTCGATGTGCGCACGGGTGCGGTGTTGCAGGGCCCGGCAACCGACGCCATCGCGACCTTCGAGGTGCGCGTGGAGAACGGCATCGTGATGATCGGGCCGCGTCGTTCATGA